In one window of Miscanthus floridulus cultivar M001 chromosome 12, ASM1932011v1, whole genome shotgun sequence DNA:
- the LOC136498645 gene encoding uncharacterized protein: MPVHVALLAVPAVAAGFLKAFQFAFLLWPFNLALPLARHLPRACIALRGVASFYDAELRRYAHAGAAALAAVPVPVPMQPRSHRYASLRAVQQRTHGDAVVAQAMVALVDISY; encoded by the coding sequence ATGCCGGTTCACGTGGCGCTCCTCGCCGTGCCGGCGGTCGCGGCCGGGTTCCTGAAGGCGTTCCAGTTCGCGTTCCTGCTGTGGCCCTTCAACCTGGCGCTGCCACTCGCGCGCCACCTGCCGCGGGCGTGCATCGCGCTCCGCGGGGTCGCGTCCTTCTACGACGCCGAGCTGCGGCGCTACGCCCACGCGGGCGCCGCCGCCCTGGCCGCCGTGCCTGTGCCCGTGCCCATGCAGCCGCGGAGCCACCGGTACGCCTCGCTCCGCGCCGTGCAGCAGAGGACGCACGGGGATGCCGTCGTCGCGCAGGCCATGGTCGCGCTCGTCGACATCTCATACTGA
- the LOC136495322 gene encoding uncharacterized protein, giving the protein MLLLGLAVPAVAAGFLKAFRLAFLLWPFNLALPLARDLPRACITLRGIVSFYAAGLRGYVAGARRGVQLLQARSQGQGQQQDGASSSSSSARGVASTREDAVAHAMLAFDDIY; this is encoded by the coding sequence ATGCTGCTCCTAGGCCTCGCCGTGCCGGCCGTGGCAGCCGGGTTCCTTAAGGCGTTCCGGCTCGCGTTCCTGCTGTGGCCGTTCAACCTCGCGCTGCCGCTGGCACGCGACCTGCCGCGGGCCTGCATCACGCTCCGGGGCATCGTGTCCTTCTACGCCGCCGGCCTGCGGGGCTACGTCGCCGGCGCCCGGCGCGGCGTGCAGCTGCTACAGGCGCGGAGCCAGGGCCAGGGGCAGCAGCAGGACGGCgcctcctcctcgtcatcctcggcACGCGGCGTGGCGAGCACGCGCGAGGATGCCGTCGCGCATGCCATGCTCGCCTTCGACGACATCTACTGA
- the LOC136498222 gene encoding uncharacterized protein: MGFHLLAFVAARGLMQVFNLSAPLNLRLPLARHLPEAFAVLYGVLASHAAWLNDALARGAAWRHSGSRGGVDEYVRYAMLSISD, from the coding sequence ATGGGGTTCCACCTGCTCGCGTTCGTGGCGGCGAGGGGGCTGATGCAGGTTTTCAACCTCTCGGCGCCGCTCAACCTGCGGCTGCCGCTCGCGCGCCACCTGCCGGAGGCCTTCGCCGTCCTGTACGGCGTGCTCGCGTCTCACGCCGCGTGGCTCAACGATGCTCTGGCGCGCGGCGCCGCCTGGCGGCACAGCGGGagccgcggcggcgtcgacgaGTACGTCCGCTACGCTATGCTCAGCATCTCCGACTGA
- the LOC136497881 gene encoding uncharacterized protein: MGIHLLAFVAARGFLQVFQVSAPLLWPLNLWLPLARHLPEACAAFYDALVSHAGRLRATVRRHRRDSGSRRALDEYLRNATMLTLSD, translated from the coding sequence ATGGGGATCCACCTGCTGGCGTTCGTGGCGGCGAGGGGCTTCCTGCAGGTGTTCCAGGTGTCGGCGCCGCTGCTGTGGCCGCTCAACCTCTGGCTGCCGCTGGCTCGCCACCTGCCCGAGGCCTGCGCCGCCTTCTACGACGCCCTCGTCTCGCACGCGGGCCGCCTGCGCGCCACCGTCCGGCGACACCGACGCGACAGCGGCAGCCGGAGGGCCCTCGACGAGTACCTCCGCAACGCCACGATGCTAACCCTCTCGGACTGA